The proteins below are encoded in one region of Qipengyuania sp. HL-TH1:
- the rpsO gene encoding 30S ribosomal protein S15, whose protein sequence is MSVTAEKKQEIIKDNAVAEGDTGSPEVQVAILTERIRNLTEHFKSNHKDNHSRRGLLMMVNKRRNLLAYLKKTDVERYNALIQKLGLRK, encoded by the coding sequence ATGTCGGTTACTGCCGAAAAGAAACAAGAGATCATCAAGGACAATGCCGTCGCCGAAGGCGATACCGGTTCGCCGGAAGTCCAGGTCGCGATCCTCACCGAGCGCATCCGCAACCTGACCGAGCATTTCAAGTCCAATCACAAGGACAACCACTCGCGCCGTGGTCTGCTGATGATGGTCAACAAGCGCCGTAACCTGCTCGCCTATCTCAAGAAGACAGACGTCGAGCGGTACAATGCGCTGATCCAGAAGCTGGGTCTTCGCAAGTAA
- the truB gene encoding tRNA pseudouridine(55) synthase TruB, which yields MSDLKPAPHGWLILDKPRGLGSTQAVGMVKRVLRQGGYAKTKVGHGGTLDPLAEGVLPIALGEATKLAGRMLDADKIYAFTIQFGEETATLDTEGEVTERSDRRPPMAAIAGVLDHFTGPIEQVPPAYSALKIDGKRAYDRARAGETVEMKTRAVTVHDLYLAGGREDAEVRSAFATTAGRPDPYDPQAPLELADSVTLVARVSKGTYIRSLARAIARALGTLGHVTYLRRIKAGPFLEEQAISLDKLEEIAKGAAIENLLLPLEAGLDDIPVLTLDPDSAQAVRQGRVLSELPHTDGLHLATAHNVPVALMELSGGTAKVVRGFNLPDVAE from the coding sequence ATGAGCGATCTCAAGCCCGCACCGCATGGCTGGCTGATCCTCGACAAGCCGCGCGGGCTGGGTTCGACACAGGCGGTCGGCATGGTCAAGCGCGTGCTGCGCCAGGGCGGCTATGCCAAGACCAAGGTCGGGCATGGCGGTACACTCGACCCGCTGGCCGAGGGCGTGCTCCCGATCGCACTGGGCGAAGCGACCAAGCTGGCGGGGCGCATGCTCGACGCCGATAAGATCTACGCCTTCACCATCCAGTTCGGCGAGGAAACCGCCACGCTCGACACCGAGGGCGAGGTGACCGAGCGTAGCGATCGCCGGCCGCCGATGGCAGCGATTGCGGGCGTGCTCGACCATTTCACCGGCCCCATTGAACAGGTGCCGCCCGCCTATTCGGCGCTCAAAATCGATGGCAAGCGCGCCTACGACCGTGCCCGCGCGGGCGAAACGGTCGAAATGAAGACGCGCGCTGTGACGGTTCACGACCTTTATCTCGCGGGTGGGCGTGAGGATGCGGAGGTGCGGTCCGCTTTCGCTACCACTGCCGGGCGGCCCGACCCTTACGATCCGCAGGCGCCGCTCGAACTGGCGGACAGCGTCACGCTGGTCGCGCGCGTCTCCAAGGGGACATACATCCGGTCGCTGGCACGGGCCATCGCACGCGCGCTTGGCACGCTGGGTCACGTCACCTACCTACGGCGCATCAAGGCCGGGCCGTTCCTCGAAGAGCAGGCGATTTCGCTGGACAAGCTGGAGGAAATCGCTAAGGGCGCGGCCATTGAAAACCTTCTCTTGCCGCTTGAGGCAGGACTGGACGACATCCCGGTCCTCACCCTCGATCCCGACAGCGCGCAGGCGGTCCGCCAGGGCCGGGTATTGTCGGAACTGCCCCATACCGACGGGCTCCACCTCGCCACCGCGCACAATGTGCCGGTAGCCTTGATGGAACTCAGCGGCGGTACGGCCAAGGTCGTGCGGGGTTTCAACCTGCCGGATGTCGCGGAGTAG
- a CDS encoding site-2 protease family protein, with protein sequence MTETLLLAVILIPCLIVAIVFHEVAHGWAALALGDPTAKEQRRLSLNPIRHIDPIGTLLVPGALALFGGPIFGWAKPVPVRGDRLRDPRFGMVAVAAAGPGTNLLLALVGAVLFGAVSGAIIAAGAMPPDWLLSAGGMFILINVFLALFNLLPIPPFDGSHIVGGLLPRKWAVNWQKLQSLGMLFFIVLIAATWAFPDSGLIENTVLPPVLWMQERYFELAEWVARGIAG encoded by the coding sequence CATCGTGTTCCACGAGGTGGCGCATGGCTGGGCCGCGCTCGCGCTGGGCGATCCCACCGCCAAGGAACAGCGTCGCCTGTCGCTCAACCCGATCCGCCACATCGACCCCATCGGCACTCTGCTGGTCCCCGGCGCGCTGGCGCTGTTCGGCGGACCGATCTTCGGCTGGGCGAAACCCGTCCCGGTACGCGGCGACCGCCTGCGCGATCCGCGTTTCGGCATGGTCGCTGTGGCTGCCGCAGGGCCGGGGACCAATTTGCTGCTCGCATTGGTCGGGGCCGTGCTGTTCGGCGCTGTTTCCGGCGCGATCATCGCTGCGGGAGCGATGCCGCCCGACTGGCTGCTGTCTGCAGGCGGCATGTTCATCCTGATCAACGTCTTTTTGGCGCTGTTCAACCTGCTGCCGATCCCGCCCTTCGATGGGTCGCATATCGTCGGCGGATTGCTGCCGCGCAAATGGGCGGTGAACTGGCAGAAACTGCAATCGCTTGGCATGCTGTTCTTCATCGTGCTGATCGCGGCGACCTGGGCCTTTCCCGACAGCGGGCTGATCGAGAACACCGTGCTGCCTCCGGTATTGTGGATGCAGGAACGCTATTTTGAACTGGCCGAGTGGGTCGCGCGCGGGATCGCGGGATGA